From the Anguilla anguilla isolate fAngAng1 chromosome 6, fAngAng1.pri, whole genome shotgun sequence genome, one window contains:
- the LOC118229524 gene encoding uncharacterized protein LOC118229524, with protein MASGYSLLEEELSCPVCSEIFRDPVLLSCSHSFCKACLQQYWKQKRSRECPVCRRRSSRELPPISLSLRNTCEAFLKERSQRAKAGSEVLCSLHSEKLKLFCLVDQIPVCVICQTSKKHENHKMRPVQEAAEEYKEKLRTALAPLQEKLKSFNAVKLVCDQTAEHIKSQAQHTERQIKMEFEKLQQFLKDEETARVAALREEEEQKSQMMTEKIEKMTEEISSLSEQIRAIEQELGAEDVSFLQSYKDTQNRAQCTLADPEKVSGALIDVAKHLGNLKYRVWEKMLGTVQYTPVTLDPNTAHPDLSLSEDLTGVGRSDERQQVPDNPERFDGRWYVLGSEGFSSGRHCWDVEVGDDDWVVGVAKESISRKGAVDLSPARGVWGIWRRFQHYAALTFPPTPLTVQRNPRRVRVQLDWDRGEVSFSDPSDNTPLYTFKHSFTERVFPFFWLDFMCTDPLKVSSVSPRILLYLAEAITKLRTDRMASGSSPLEEELSCPVCSEIFKDPVLLSCSHSFCKACLQKYWEQKGSRECPVCRRRSSMDQPFNLSLRNACEAFLKERSQREKAGSEVLCSLHSEKLKLFCLVDQIPVCVICQTSKKHANHELLPIQEAAEDYKEKLRTALAPLQKKLKAFNAVKLVCDQTAEHIKSQAQHTERQIKMEFEKLQQFLKDEETARVTTLRKEEKQKSQMMKEKIEKMTEEISSLSEQIRAIEQELGAEDVSFLQSYKDTQNRAQCSLADPEKVSGALIDVAKHLGNLKYRVWEKMLGTVQYTPVILNPNTAHPRLSLSEDLTSVRCSGESQQVPDNPERFNGGQCVLGSEGFSSGRHCWDVEVGGEAWAVGVAKESISRKGAVDWSPAGGVWCIWQCFLRYEALTSPTKALTVQREPQRVRVQLDWDRGEVSFSDPRDNTHLHTFKHSFTERVFPFFYPASSSPLKVSSVSPRISL; from the exons ATGGCGTCTGGATATTCTCTCCTGGAAGAGGAGCTCTCAtgtcctgtgtgctctgaaatCTTCAGGGATCCTGTTCTCCtgagttgcagtcacagcttctgtaaggcctgtctgcagcagtactgGAAACAGAAGAGATCTCGGGAGTGTCCAGTGTGTAGGAGAAGATCTTCAAGGGAACTACCTCCCATCAGTCTATCTTTGAGGAATACCTGTGAGGCGTTCTTAAAGGAGAGAAGTCAGAGAGCTAAAGCAGGatctgaagtgctctgcagtctgcacagtgagAAACTCAAGCTCTTCTGTTTGGTGGATCAAATACCCGTCTGTGTTATCtgccaaacttcaaaaaaacatgaaaaccacaaaatgcGACCAGTTCAAGAGGCTGCAGAAGAGTATAAG GAGAAACTCAGGACTGCACTGGCtccactgcaggagaagctaaaatcctttaatgcagtgaaactagtttgtgatcaaacagcagagcacatcaag AGCcaagcccagcacacagagagacagataaagatggAGTTTGAGAAACTTCAGCAGTTCCTAAAAGATGAAGAGACAGCCAGAGTcgctgcactgagggaggaagaggagcagaagagtcaGATGATGACGGAGAAGATTGAGAAGATGACAGAAGAGATATCATCGCTTTCAGAACAAATCCGAGCCATTGaacaggagctgggagctgaagacgtctcattcctgcag AGCTACAAGGACACACAAAACAG agcccagtgcacactggcggatccagagaaggtctcaggagcgctgattgatgtggccaagcacctgggcaatctgaagtacagagtgtgggagaagatgctggggactGTTCAATACA ctcctgtgactctggacccaaacacagcacatcccgacctctcactgtctgaggatctgaccGGTGTGGGACGCAGTGATGAGAGACAGCAGGTTCCTgataatccagagagatttgatggGAGGTGGTATGTGCTGGGATCTGAGGGATTCAgctcagggagacactgctgggATGTAGAGGTGGGGGATGATGACTGGGTGGTGGGTGTTGCTAAAGAGTCCATCAGCAGGAAAGGGGCTGTGGATCTGAGCCCAGCAAGAGGAGTGTGGGGTATATGGCGGCGCTTTCAGCATTATGCAGCCCTGACCTTCCCACCTACACCCCTCACTGTGCAGAGGAATCCCCGgagggtcagagtgcagctggactgggacaggggggaggtgtcattctctgaccccagtgacaacactcctctctacacttttaaacactccttCACTGAGAGAGTGTTTCCATTCTTCTGGCTTGATTTTATGTGTACCGATCCACTGAAGGTGTCCAGTGTTTCCCCCAGGATTTTATTGT ATTTAGCAGAAGCCATTACTAagctcagaacagacagaatGGCGTCTGGATCTTCTCCCCTGGAAGAGGAGCTCTCAtgtcctgtgtgctctgaaatCTTCAAGGATCCTGTTCTCCtgagttgcagtcacagcttctgtaaggcctgtctgcaGAAGTACTGGGAACAGAAGGGATCTCGGGAGTGCCCAGtgtgcaggagaagatcttctATGGATCAGCCCTTTAACCTGTCTTTGAGGAATGCCTGTGAGGCGTTCTTAAAGGAGAGAAGTCAGAGAGAAAAAGCAGGatctgaagtgctctgcagtctgcacagtgagAAACTCAAACTCTTCTGTTTGGTGGATCAAATACCCGTCTGTGTGATCtgccaaacttcaaaaaaacatgcaaaccaTGAACTGCTACCAATTCAGGAGGCAGCAGAAGACTATAAG GAGAAACTCAGGACTGCACTGGCTCCACTACAGAAGAAGCTAAAAGCCTTTAATGCAGTGAAACTAGTCTGTGatcaaacagcagagcacatcaag agccaggcccagcacacagaaagacagataAAGATGGAGTTTGAGAAGCTTCAGCAGTTTCTAAAAGATGAAGAGACAGCCAGAGTCACTACACTGAGGAAGGAAGAGAAGCAGAAGAGTcagatgatgaaggagaagattgagaagatgacagaagagatatcatccctttcagaacaaatcagaGCCATAGAACAGGAACTGGGGGCTGAAGACGtctcattcctgcag AGCTACAAGGACACACAAAACAG AGCCCAGTGCTCACTAGCAGATCCAGAGAAGGTCTCAGGAGCGCTGATTGATGTGGCCAAGCACCTGGGCAATCTGAAgtacagagtgtgggagaagatgctggggactGTTCAATACA ctcctgtgattctgaacccaaacacagcacatcccagactctcactgtctgaggatctgaccaGTGTGAGATGCAGTGGTGAGAGTCAACAGGTTCCTgataatccagagagatttaatggggggcagtgtgtgctgggctctgagggattcagctcagggagacactgctgggATGTAGAAGTGGGGGGTGAGGCCTGGgcggtgggtgtggctaaagagtccatcaGCAGGAAAGGGGCTGTGGATTGGAGCCCAGCAGGAGGAGTATGGTGTATATGGCAGTGCTTTCTACGTTATGAAGCCTTGACCTCCCCAACTAAAGCCCTCACTGTGCAGAGGGAACCCCagagggtcagagtgcagctggactgggacaggggggaggtgtcattcTCTGACCCCAGAGACAACACTCATCTCCacacttttaaacactccttCACTGAGAGAGTGTTTCCATTCTTCTATCCTGCTTCATCGTCTCCACTGAAGGTGTCCAGTGTTTCCCCCAGGATTTCACTGTAG